In Nicotiana tabacum cultivar K326 chromosome 10, ASM71507v2, whole genome shotgun sequence, the DNA window GGAGGCATGTAATATATTGTGTTCTGTAACATTTAATTTTGCAGAAAAATATCAGAATCGTGGATGAAGTAGTGCCTAATGGAATCAGTTCAACGGGATTAAGGTAAAAATTCTCAATATGACTAGCTAggaggatatgaattgaatcagGATAAATTGTTGGACAAACTTTCTTTTGATTCTCATGTCAGGGACTGCATCTCGAAAGGGTTATCAGTGAAGTACTTGACAGCCGATGAAGTAATTGATTATATGAAACAACATAACCTTTATAGAGGGCAATGTTCTAACAACTGAATCAGAAGCTCCTCCTCTCAGGAGCTTGTTTTCTTAAATAATTGTTGATACCTGTCCAAGAGTTGTTCATTTCTTTGAGCTGTGATCTTAGCAGCGAGGCTCTGTCCCTTGCTGCTAGAGCAGAACGATCTAGTCTTTGTCCTTCCTTCAAGGACGAGATGAGGATGAACATTTGCTCATTCCAGTTGTCCTCTATATATGTTCATTTATGATGAAATCTTTTCTGAAGATCCCTGTAAGGTCCCTGTATTAAGCCTAACACCAAGTAAGGTCCCTGTATACCCCTGAGTTTcatgaaatgaaagaaagaaagaaaaaaagagaggaatcAGGGCTATATATTAGTATCATGAAACCATTTAATAATCTTCACGTCCAGGTTCAAAGATGAGGAGATCGACGAGTTTATAAGCGCATTTCTTAAACAGATAGCTAGTACATTAACATAGAGTTCTTAACAAGGAAACTTAATTAATAGCACACAACACACCATAAAATTACAAAAGCAAAATTAACTAAAAGACATAAAGTTTAAAAGATAAAACAAAGCATTATTGACTCCAGCCTCCAGGTATGAGTTCACTGTTTGAGGTGTCCGTTTGGATCATTAACCCCAGCTGGTACACCATAGTTAGTAGCAGTTGAAGATGATGACTCAGCTGGCCCATCATTCTCCCCTATCTCTTCTTCACTCCTCATGTAATTAATCATGTCATTAAACCCATTCATCATTACATGAACTGCTGGATCATAAAACACTCCAGTGGGTGGGAAGTGCGGGTACGAATAACCCGGCCCAGGTGCATAGTTAATCGGCAAAACTTGGGCTGACCCAGTACGCCGTGCCAGCCCAAGTTCCACATTGGGCCTCACAGTATTGGGCCTGATCCGTTGGCCCGAGGCTTCTTGTTCACGATGTTTCTGGAGGTATAAGGTGAGAGGCCCAACGTAGTTGGTCAGCCCAATTTTGTTCATGGCCCAAATGACATCCTCAGCTGTCACAGTCCTGCGTTGTTCCCTATGGCAACGTTCGTTAGCTAAGTTAGTGATGTGGTTGATGAATTCGGACACCAATTCTTGGATCGCCTCTTTAGCATCGTCTGAGACTTTTGCATGTTGTGGAAGAATCCGCCGCATGATTCttgtcacgttcgcgatggggAGGTGCAGATCCCGTTCGCGCTTCGCTTGTTGCCTGGCTTCTGTGCCATTGCCattgttgttatatatatatatatatatgcgaaaaacaataaaaataagtATAGTATATATAAAGAACATAACACACTaattttaaattctgaatctGCCACAGATGTAACACCTCATGATCTATATTCTAGTAACTATAATTTTATGAAATATCAAAGTTGCTTGTGTTGATAGACCATTTTAGTTAACAACTACTATATCTTATATTGACCAAGCAGTTTTGGTTTTAAACGATAAAAGCTTAAAATATGTTTAATTCTGTTGTTGATTGGAAGATTGTTTAAATATAGAAAGAGAAATAATGGCAGAGGGATATGGTTAAAATTTGCGACAAAAGAATATAAAAATTGCTGTCCATTAATCGATATGAGCACAAAACAATATCTTGAAGGTAGCGCGCGTACACTCGCTTGAAGATAGCGCGTGATACCAATTGATATAAGATATATAGATAATTGAACACGTGAGAGTTGACGTGAAGTAAGAACTTCGACCATACAAGTTAATAAAGTACGGAAAAGAATCTCGACTATATAAGTTAAGATACTATAAAAATAGAAACAATTTAAATATCGATGCATGAGTAAGTTGctgaaaatacaaataaaatatatagttcACTTATATAGTAGGGTAATAACAGGAATCAATACTAGATATGATAGGAATTCCATATATATTGGTAATGATTTAATGTAGAAGTGCAACTAAATACCAACCCTGGAAATACTAGCTAGGAAACCATTTTGATTCATAGTCGATCAATAACTAATGTAATGACAATATAGAAGTAGAGAATCTTTATTTCTCCATTTGTCTTTTACCCTTTTTTTCAAGAGTACGTAAAGGCCAAAATTTAGTGCTAACGACGGTTTTTCTCGATAAGAAGAGgacgaagaaaagaaaaagaagcaaagaCTTTAGCCCAAAAGGCAGACAAAACCTGACACATAAGTTGCAGCTTGACAATGGAAATTGTAGGACATGAAAGAAATTAATTTATCTAACACATAAAATTTGAAGACTTTGTAATATTTAGCTAGCGTTTGTGCATATATTTggttgaaacttaaaaaaaaaagctTTTTTGAAAGATGAGGATAtgtattttcttgaaatttttttttgatCTTTTGTGAGTGACAAAAAATTTCACCCTAAAACTGGTCCAAACCactttttggaagttgaaaaaatttctttaattttttttcaaatactgATCAAATTCTGGGAACAAACAATGTTttcaaaaaaattatgaaaaaggtAGCTAAAATCTATGTCCAACGGGGAGTTTTTGGCTAACAATATCCCTCAACTATTACCCAAACCTAAGGTACATCCTTCTCTTACCTCAACCAATAAAAACATCCTTGTACCATCCAACTAGTTGCAAGATCCATCCCTCCCGTTAACTTCTGTCAAAACACTAACGCCACCCACAATAAAATATGACAAGCACGTGAGTTTCCCCTAACAGATTAACATgctaaatattttcttttggtaCAAAATATGTAGTTATATACCATTACTGCTCAAACTAACAAAAAGTAATTGAAAAACTAACAAATTCACCAAGTGATTCAACCTACCATTGGTATCAATTCGCATGAGAATCTCAGTATCAGTAGAGAATGTGTCTCTCTAATCTAGGATACTCAACTTCGGAAGAAAGCAAGCTTAATCCTACTTAGATTTCATTAGAATCTAGCTAGTGTCTTGATATTTCTTTACGTATTGTAAAATGAGTGCCACATCGGAACTACCAGAACCCAATGtgagaaaagaaacaaaataagcAAATCTTTCTGACATTTCAACAAACAGGTAAGGGACATCTGAACACTGACCTAGCAAATCTTGGTAATTTTTAACAAATGACGAAGATGACGAGAACAGAAGTCAAACACATTGACCAATTACAACACTCCAGGAacaagaaagaagagaaaagcttATGGACTTCTACCATGTCTTGTGAGGCGCAATGACAACGTAGGAATATAAATTTCGTCAAAAATCATAGGAGCTCAAAAATCATAGGAGCTCTTTAAGTTGGTATTGGTGTAGATAGAGACGAACTCGAGATTTGAATTTTATGGGTTTAAATTCGGAATTCTATCACATTCTATTTAATTTAGtggatttaaaatttattatctATACGTATTTAATGATTCTTTTAGCAAAAATATAGTGTACAAACGAAAGCTATGAGTTCAAATGAACCCATTACCTCTATACTAAATATGCCCTTGGGTATAGAAGAGTTGAAGCGGATGATTTCTATTCCCAAAAGATCtaggccttcaagtatgaaagaaaattcagtttttgaagcatcgatttgcttcGCTGAAGGCGTAGGGGTAAGTCACGTGCTTGTCACATTTTTTGTGGGCGGCGTTAATTTTTTGACAGAAGTTAACGGGAAGGATGAATGTTACAATTAGTTGGATAGTATAAGGATATTTTGATTCGCAAAGGTAAGAGATGGATGTACCTTAGGTTTGGACAATAATTAAAAGGTGTTTTTAGCCAAATGTACATTTCATGAAAAAAAGAGAGTACAAGTTCCTTTTTGATGGTTTCGTCATTCAGATTGTATGACAACATGGACAACTCATCACGAAATAATGTATCACGGTTCATGGTTAATCTACATATATAGCCATCGAATTCATACATATGTATGAAGAAAAAATATTCATGCAAAATTCagatattttttctttgttttgttggtCATGCAAAATTATCAAAGGCTCCCTCATACAGCTGATGTTCAAAAGTTTTACTGCAGAAAACAAGAAAATTAAGTGCCCCCTTCCccccacaacaacaacaaaaaaaaagagaagcagaaacagaaacagaaaaagtTTCTCATTTTCTATTTACTCAGATGATTCAATCATGAGAAATTCAAGAAAACTGCTCCCTCATGCAAAACTctaacttttttcttttcatcTAGTATGCAAAATTGTTAAAGCGTGGACAAACTGATGTAACAAGAAATTAATTATGTGGTTACCTGAATTTGATGAACGAGTGATCCTACGCTGATTTGAGTTTTGGCCTCGTTCCATATATGTTTTTTAATTTATATGCTATGAGTTAACTGTTGTGGTGTTAATAAGTAGTACAACAGTATGATCTTTTATAGGCAGCTTCTAAAACTAGGTTTCACGAACTCCACGGGAATTTTCTTTTTACTCTCATCATTTTTTTCACTTGTTTTTAGTAGTGTGAATTTTCTCGTGTTCTTTTTTGTGTACAGTAGAATTAGAACCATGCATGCCATTCGTCCTTCCACCTAATAATTAGATTCTACTAACATACAACCCCAagttttttaccttttttttatcAGGATTTTTTTATTCTCAAATCATCTTTGTTTGTTTGTGTGGTTTTTTAAATATGATTTCCATCGGCTCAATAAACATGGAGGCCTAAAACAAAACTTCAGTGAGAGgccttattttttttatatataaaagaattttttatataaaatttcatttaaattctatatttctAGTTTTTCTTATGCAgagttattaataatttaatgTAATTCATTTAATTTCTCTTGAGATATACTTTCTAATTTAAGGTTTTTATTGTTAGCCAAAAATTTGttagaaaataataaacaaaaaatggctttgaggcgtgaaaatcgACTGTCTTTAAAGAGTTATCGCAtgtatactaatttagggaaaTACAAAGcgattctcttcaggatacaacaaagcctgaaataatacttgtgattttTCTATGCCACTTCGTTGGaaattcttgtgtatttataggcaaccaatAGATCTTTTCAGAaaagatgtcttgtttcacaaacagacaTATTCGGTTGGACCCTTTCATAACAGACACAAttatttattcgaattttgaatttaaaattcaaataaatttgatttttttttctgtcacaaaaataaaataattaattttaggaTACTTAATTGCACATACTTAAAAGTATGTGTCCTAAATCAAAGACATAAAATGGACAAGTGCTTAAAAAGCTTCAAAAATGCCTTCTCTCTTCCGATGCGGAACAACCCACTTCCCAACATGTGaaataacaaactatcttacaaaatttattctcaatttatGGTCCAGAGAGTGATTTCCTGAAagatatttttttcttaatttttgatCAACGATTTAGTCTTACTTTTTTAGTATGAAAATCTGTACATTGTCATttaaaaatattcttttaaaaataaattaatatataaccTATTAGAAAAATTTGGGACCCTAAAAATTATGAGGCCCAAAGTAGTTGCTTTAGCAGCTTTACCCTTGGGCCGGCACTGAGGCTGATGAACCATTGATATAGCTTCGGTttgttttactgaaattttttctttctttgtcatACTTTTTAAGAACATATGTGATACTAATATAGTTACATGGTGCATAGCAATTAATGAATAAGCAATATTTAGAGCTTTCATTTGTGTaaatttcatgtattttgaaGAATTGGAGAAGTGGAGGTTACGATCTTTTAAGAAAACCTGTTAATGAAACTATCTCTTTAATGTATTTTGAAGAATTGGAGAACTATTAACAAAGGTTAATTATCTTCGTTTAATTTACACCTATGATTGCACTTGTGGTGCCCAAAATAATTACAGATCAGCTtctaataaattattaatttgatCGATGCATCTTTTAACTGGCTCGAATTATTCATGCATACGATCAAAATCATATGCCTTCGATTTTGTAGGCTCGAGAAGTTGCATCGAGGACAAAAGTTTGATATAGCTCGAGTTCGAAGGTAGAATAAGAGGCTCGAAGACCTAAGTGCTCGAGGAACATCGGAGCCAAATACGACCGACTCCGAGACAATGCCGTTATGAGTTTGTTACAGAAGGACAAGATTCccgccacgtccccaagatcatggcgtaaattccGGAATAGATTTGTACGAACTAGTACAAATCTGTACGAGGCGGTTATACAACTGTCCCAATaagattccttactgtaaatagaaatgtatcttatttaggattcccctattatataaaggggactccaATCATTTGTAAGGATAATATAATCACtggcaaagaatatactctcttacttttcTTGCTCATTGTTCGtcagaattgtcctttagctTTATTATTCTTGCTTTATTGTTCTTGACCAATTTCGCGGTCACTTGGGCTCGAGCTCGAGGCTGGCTTATCTATTGGTTTGATCTTACTTATTTGTTTCATCTATACTTcagatttcttgattattaattagtattgaactaaatcatgTATCTTaattaaaaccacaaatcaaatttaattgttactcgtattttcgaggtaaacagtttggcgcccaccgtggggctaaagataatagtgattatttcacTACTGATTCTGATAACATACGTtatttttacacttgttcttgtcgGAGATTCTTTgttttcaggttaaaacatgtcagaCTCAAAAAACACTCACGTGCACGATGATGACGGTCTTGAGTTTCACGGAGAAAATGACAACATAATTGCTCCAGGGGTCGATGTACCACCGATAAACCCTGAGGAAGTGCCAAATGTGAAGCCAGTGGATGTTAGTTCACACATTGCTTTGAATGCGGATCTAGGCGCAAACCCCGGAGCAAGTGTACGCAGAGAAGTTAGATATGGGGGCCAAAGAATAAAGGGTGTAGGAGATGGGGGAatcagcctccaagtgatattcgagatgctacaagctcaACAGATTTCCATCGCTCAACTTCAGGGTCAGAATAAAACTCCAAGTATAGTCAAACCGGGAAACAATCGACGTACTGAGCCAGTGTCAGAAAGATCAAGCGAGAACGGCTCGAGGACTGAACCCAcaattatgaagatgctcgaggaacttaCCAAGAGTATTGAGTCCGGGAAAAAGAAGATCGAGaataatgacaaaaaggtggagacctataactcccgtgttgatcaaataccggggcACCCCCGTTCTTAAAAGGATTGGACACCAAATAATTCATACAAAAGTTGTTTCCCTCGAGCGCGGCTCCAATGCccatccccaagaagttccgtatgcccaATATACCTAAATACAATGGAACAACTGATCCCGATGAACATATTGCCTCGTATACTTGCGGGATTAAAGGAAACGACTTGaatgatgatgagatcgaatcgattttgttgaaaaagtttggagaaatCTTGTTTAAGGGagccatgatttggtatcacaacttgcccctgaactctattgattcgtttgctatgttAGAAGACAcctttgtaaaagcacacgccggggccataaaggtggcgACAAAGAAATTAAACGTCTTTAAGATAAAACATAGGAACGACGAGATgttaagggagttcgtgtccagGTTTCAGTGGAGCGAATGAAATTACCACCGGTCTCGGATGACTTGGCAGTACAAGCTTCTATGTAGGTTTGAATGAGAGGAGTTCGATTGCGTCTCGACAATTAAAGCagaatctgatcgagtatccaACTGTGATGTGGTCATATGTGCATAAcgttatcaatcaaagatcagggtcgaggacgaccagttgggagcccctccAGGCTCAATTCATCCTAATAGATTGGTAGCCAAACCCCTAAGAGATACATACAGGGAATCAAGATCGAACAAGGAACGATATCAGCCATATGTCGATCGGATAAACAATTGTTCGGGTCATAACGCTCCTCGGAATGATCAGAGAAATGATTGAGGTCAAAAAtctcggggactcatgagtaagaaCGGGTTCGATAAGCATACCGACCCCGCAGAGGCACCTCGATTGTCGGAGTATAATTTCAGCGTAGATGCATCAGGGATTTTGTCAGCTATTGGAAGAAtaaaagacaccaggtggcccaggcctatacaaACTAATCTTTCTCAGAGGAATCcaaacttgatgtgtaagtatcatgacACACATGGCCATAGAACCGAGGATTGTAGACAACTAAGGGAGGGGGTAGCTCAGttgttcaacgagggtcaccttcgagaatgtcacgacccaaaatctcacctgtcgtgatggcacctatcgtaacttttaaataaaggcggaagcagttaatattaaagaaatccttttaaaaatagaatatAACTCCAAAATTACTATACAATCCATCCCCACAACCCGGTGTCACTGaatgcatgagcatctaaatgataacaacatccgaCTAATAAAAATACTGtatgaaaatatagaacaatacaacatgacaggaaaggagagtcaaggtcagccaATGCCATGCAACTATCTCAATAGTCTCCTAAGTTtgactcctcaatcagcaaccgccgtgaccAGAAGTGTCTGGATTTGTACACGAGGTAtaaggggtaacgtgagtacatcaactcaataagtaacagaaataaataaagaactgagaagtagtgacgaacaatgcaaatacagttatctcaataactttcaaataagacTAGTCATGCTTTCAATTTAACAGTTATCATCAGTGCGTACTcaaataaatattccagaaatatGTACGACAaggacaaatagcaactaagtgtagCAATTAATTGAAAATCAAATATGGCCTCTCAAGgtaacagtcactcaactcatctcaacacctcaatcactcgggctctcagaaatcatataaACAACCCAAACAGAAGTAATGTCATTTATCAACAATGAACAACAAGTGACAGAGGCATAATGAGCAAGAaaagctatgactgagtacaaaacaataattagCAGCTAATTtagcaagtacacgacctctcaGGTCTCAGTAGtgatcacataaggcctaaacatgatttttaacatgaagtACAGTCAATTTCCATGAAAATAGAGGGAACATATGTTAAATAGTAGGCCAATTGATTCCACagtctcacgggatggaccaagtcacaatccctacagtgcacgcccacacgcccgtcacctagcatatgcgtcacctccaaaatagtcataggacacaatgtccggggtttcatacccttaggactggtaatcgttacttacctcaatccgagcaaaatcctactccacaatgcctttgcctctcaaatcggcccccgaatgcctcaaatctagccataaacaattcgattcaatcagtacaatttataggaattaattccctatgaaattctacattgtccattaaaaattcgaaattgcactcaaaattcgcccatGGGGACCACATCtaggaatccggcgaaactcataaaatccgacaacccattccgatacgagttcaaccataccaacattatcaaattccgataacaactcgaccttcaaatcataatttttatttttgaaaagttttgcaaaaattccaatttcttccatttaaatccgaattaacaATGAATATTGATGTAGATTCATGTAATGTAATTACTTCTagatatagaacacttatccaagtcgaaatcgtgaaaaaaACCCTTTGGATTCGCCCAAATCCGTGCTTGAAtgaccaaaaatggaagaaatttcGGATCCCTTTGGtttatacactgcccaggggTATTATAGCGATACTATGAGCGCGGTCGCGCTCACAAGGCAGAAACTTTCGAATATGCGCGGCTGCCACGCAcctgggcgcgcatatgacacagTCCAGTAAAATAGtaataactttctgtatacacctccaaatgacaaacggtttgatgcgttcgAAACTcgactcaaagagctttaatttgataggttgtgaatCATACAAATCCTTATATCCATGTAGATATGgtcgtccaaagtgaggtcttgtgcgtactcatttgcaactttagtctattatgtaattttccaacttgacttagacttaggacCTTCCTTAGACCTCATATCACTTATAGTATATTTCGTACACTTgcttgtgacgacccggccagtcgtctcatgagttaccgctccatttcccccattttagcttctttatgcttcgttatccgtgttttatgtgatcgaatttattagttcgagttcggagaggatttggtaagaaatgagatacttagtctcttttaagaaggcttaagttggaaaagtcaatcggatgttgacttatgtgttaggaggcttggaagtgagttccgatggttcggttagctttgggaggtgatttgtgacttaggagcgcgatcggaatgggttttggcgttgtagagaagatttaggcttggattggcgaaattgatattttggcaaattccggttgataggcgagattttgatataggggtcggaatggaattccgagagttgcagtagcttcattgtgtcatttgggatgtgtgtgcaaaatttcaggtcattcggacgagatttgatagaccttttgatcgaaaacataatttaagagttcttggggttcttaggcctgaatcctatgttaaattggtgatttgatgttgttgtgagcgatccgaagttttgagcaagtttgaacgatgtcatgagatgtgttggtataattagtttgaagttccgggagttccgggatgttttagtgcaaaaatcatagctgtaacAGGCCTACAGGGGTTGTAGGCCCCAAAACTCAACcatgcagtccgcacaaaaatgagtgcgcccgcggtgagttccgtgcggaccgcacaaagtcggcCGCGGCCGCAGTAGGTGgcatgcagaccgcacaaagtggtgtgcggccgcgATGGGGAACGATCCGCTGGTCCTGCTTCGGAAGCACatattttgatctacaaggaattttgaggtgattcaaaaacaaaaattgtagcccttcgtatctagtttccagaaaggtacaGATATAGCAATATagacatctg includes these proteins:
- the LOC107811913 gene encoding nuclear transcription factor Y subunit B-4-like, whose product is MRRILPQHAKVSDDAKEAIQELVSEFINHITNLANERCHREQRRTVTAEDVIWAMNKIGLTNYVGPLTLYLQKHREQEASGQRIRPNTVRPNVELGLARRTGSAQVLPINYAPGPGYSYPHFPPTGVFYDPAVHVMMNGFNDMINYMRSEEEIGENDGPAESSSSTATNYGVPAGVNDPNGHLKQ